The following are encoded in a window of Rhizobium sp. 11515TR genomic DNA:
- a CDS encoding ABC transporter permease: protein MRIELEKRPQVSKLFGLLSPLLALALALVAGTIMFAVMGKDPVEALDAFFVEPLLEVWSLHELAIKAGPLILIAVGLCLCYRSNNWNIGAEGQFTMGAVAGSFIPIVFTDWHSPIILPLMLIAGAIGGALYAAIPALLKAHFNTNEILTSLMLVYIAQLFLDWLSRGPWRDPQGHNFPQSIDFPPEAVLPAIWEDSGRAHWGIVFAVIAAILAWFVMKYTLKGFEISVLGQSARAGRFAGFSSRKMVWFAFLVSGALSGLAGISEVSGSIGHLQPAISPGYGFTAIIVAFLARLNPLGAILSGLVLALTYLGGEAAQLSPGISAKAASVFQGLLLFFVLSCDTLIYYKIRLVWSRVRGGAA, encoded by the coding sequence ATGCGCATTGAACTCGAAAAGCGCCCGCAGGTCTCAAAGCTGTTCGGTTTGCTTTCACCTCTGCTTGCCCTCGCATTGGCGCTTGTCGCTGGCACCATCATGTTCGCTGTCATGGGCAAGGATCCTGTCGAGGCGCTCGATGCCTTCTTTGTCGAGCCTCTGCTGGAAGTCTGGTCACTGCACGAACTGGCGATCAAGGCCGGACCACTGATCCTGATCGCCGTCGGCCTGTGCCTCTGCTACCGTTCCAACAATTGGAATATTGGTGCCGAAGGCCAGTTCACGATGGGAGCTGTCGCCGGATCATTCATCCCGATCGTCTTCACCGACTGGCATTCGCCGATAATCCTGCCTTTGATGCTGATCGCCGGCGCCATCGGCGGCGCGCTCTATGCCGCCATTCCGGCGCTTCTGAAGGCGCATTTCAATACCAACGAGATCCTGACGAGCCTGATGCTCGTCTATATCGCGCAGCTTTTCCTCGATTGGTTGTCGCGCGGACCATGGCGCGATCCGCAGGGCCATAACTTCCCGCAGAGTATCGATTTTCCGCCAGAAGCGGTTCTGCCGGCCATCTGGGAGGATTCCGGGCGTGCGCATTGGGGCATCGTCTTTGCCGTGATCGCGGCGATCCTTGCCTGGTTCGTTATGAAATATACGCTGAAGGGCTTTGAGATAAGCGTGCTCGGCCAGTCGGCGCGGGCAGGGCGCTTTGCCGGCTTTTCCTCGCGGAAAATGGTCTGGTTCGCCTTCCTCGTTTCGGGAGCGCTCTCGGGGTTGGCCGGCATATCCGAAGTTTCGGGCTCCATCGGCCACCTGCAACCCGCGATCTCGCCGGGTTACGGCTTCACCGCCATCATCGTCGCCTTCCTCGCGCGCCTCAATCCGCTCGGTGCCATCCTCTCCGGTCTGGTGCTGGCGCTGACCTATCTCGGCGGTGAGGCGGCGCAATTATCACCCGGCATTTCCGCCAAGGCTGCCAGCGTCTTTCAGGGCTTGCTTTTGTTCTTCGTGCTTTCCTGCGACACGCTGATCTATTACAAAATCCGCCTGGTCTGGTCGCGGGTTCGGGGAGGTGCGGCATGA
- a CDS encoding ABC transporter permease produces the protein MSVFEAILLTIITASTPLVIAGLGELVVERSGVLNLGVEGMMIIGAVAAFVGAQMSGSPYLGLLTGIVAGGLFSLLFGFLTLTLVTNQVATGLALTILGLGLSGMIGEGYVSVPGVQLHEIVFPFLSDIPFLGPVLFKQDLTFYLSIALLVGVNWFLFRSRAGLKLRAVGDSHGSAHALGIDVIRTRYLAVMFGGACAGLAGAQLSLVYTPQWVENMSAGRGWVTLALVVFASWRPMRVLAGGYLFGAVTILQFHAQGFGVGIPSQFLSMLPYASTIVVLVIISQNRRATLINTPASLGKAFVPER, from the coding sequence ATGAGCGTCTTCGAAGCAATTCTCCTGACGATCATCACCGCGTCCACGCCGCTCGTCATTGCCGGCCTGGGCGAACTGGTGGTGGAACGCTCCGGCGTCCTGAACCTTGGTGTCGAAGGTATGATGATCATCGGCGCCGTTGCCGCCTTCGTCGGGGCGCAGATGAGCGGATCGCCCTATCTCGGCCTGCTGACCGGTATCGTCGCGGGCGGTCTGTTTTCGCTGCTGTTCGGCTTCCTGACCCTGACGCTGGTAACGAACCAGGTCGCGACCGGCCTGGCGCTGACCATCCTCGGACTCGGTCTTTCCGGCATGATCGGCGAAGGCTATGTCAGTGTGCCGGGCGTGCAGCTGCACGAGATCGTCTTCCCGTTCCTGTCGGATATTCCATTCCTCGGTCCGGTGCTGTTCAAGCAGGACCTGACTTTTTATCTGTCGATCGCGCTGCTCGTCGGCGTCAACTGGTTCCTCTTCCGCAGCCGTGCCGGCCTGAAGCTGCGCGCCGTCGGCGATAGCCATGGTTCGGCCCATGCTCTCGGCATCGACGTCATCCGCACGCGCTATCTCGCCGTCATGTTCGGCGGCGCCTGCGCTGGGCTTGCAGGCGCTCAGCTGTCGCTCGTCTACACACCGCAATGGGTGGAGAACATGTCCGCCGGCCGCGGCTGGGTGACGCTGGCCTTGGTCGTCTTCGCATCCTGGCGGCCGATGCGCGTTCTGGCCGGCGGTTATCTCTTTGGCGCCGTGACGATCCTGCAGTTCCATGCGCAGGGCTTCGGCGTCGGCATTCCCTCGCAATTCCTGTCGATGCTGCCCTATGCGTCGACTATTGTGGTTCTCGTCATCATCTCTCAAAATCGCCGCGCGACCTTGATCAACACGCCAGCGTCGCTCGGCAAGGCCTTCGTTCCGGAGCGCTGA
- a CDS encoding BMP family ABC transporter substrate-binding protein: protein MKKLALALTTTAAAIIGFAAAAEAAPTKVCFVYVGSHTDGGYSQAHDLGRQQIQKEFGNKIETPYLENVPEGPDAERAIERLARSGCSLIFSTSFGFMDATVKVAAKFPKVKFEHATGFKSGPNLATYNSRFYEGRYILGQIAAKTSKNHGAAYIASFPIPEVVMGINSFEQGARSIDPSFKLKVVWVNTWFDPGKEADAAKAMVDQGVDILTQHTDTTAPMQVAEERGIHAFGQASDMIKAGPKAQLTAIVDTWGNYYSKRVHALLDGTWKSEQSWDGLKDGILKMADYTNMPDDVKKMAQETEAKIKSGELAPFTGPINKQDGTPWLKAGEKADDGTLLGMNFYIEGVDDKLPASK, encoded by the coding sequence ATGAAAAAACTAGCACTCGCCCTCACAACGACAGCCGCTGCCATCATTGGTTTCGCTGCCGCTGCGGAAGCAGCACCGACCAAGGTCTGCTTCGTCTATGTCGGTTCGCACACGGATGGCGGCTATTCGCAGGCGCATGATCTCGGCCGCCAGCAGATCCAGAAGGAATTCGGCAACAAGATCGAGACGCCTTATCTCGAAAACGTTCCGGAAGGCCCGGATGCCGAGCGCGCCATCGAGCGTCTTGCCCGTTCCGGCTGCTCGCTGATCTTCTCCACCTCGTTCGGCTTCATGGACGCGACCGTCAAGGTTGCCGCCAAGTTCCCGAAGGTGAAGTTCGAGCATGCGACCGGCTTCAAGAGCGGCCCGAATCTAGCGACCTACAACTCGCGCTTCTATGAAGGCCGTTACATCCTGGGTCAGATCGCCGCCAAGACGTCGAAGAATCATGGTGCCGCCTACATCGCGTCCTTCCCGATCCCGGAAGTCGTCATGGGCATCAACTCCTTCGAGCAGGGCGCCCGTTCGATCGATCCGAGCTTCAAGCTCAAGGTCGTATGGGTCAACACCTGGTTCGACCCGGGCAAGGAAGCCGATGCTGCCAAAGCCATGGTCGACCAGGGCGTCGATATCCTGACGCAGCACACCGATACGACGGCGCCGATGCAGGTGGCGGAAGAGCGCGGCATTCACGCGTTCGGGCAGGCTTCCGACATGATCAAGGCTGGCCCGAAGGCGCAGCTGACGGCGATCGTCGATACCTGGGGCAACTACTACTCCAAGCGCGTTCATGCGCTGCTCGATGGCACGTGGAAGTCCGAACAGAGCTGGGACGGTCTGAAGGACGGCATCCTGAAGATGGCGGACTATACGAACATGCCTGACGACGTGAAGAAGATGGCTCAGGAAACCGAAGCCAAGATCAAGTCCGGCGAGCTGGCTCCCTTCACCGGTCCGATCAACAAGCAGGACGGCACCCCCTGGCTCAAGGCCGGCGAAAAGGCTGATGACGGCACGCTGCTCGGCATGAACTTCTACATCGAAGGCGTGGACGACAAGCTGCCGGCTTCGAAGTAA
- the ytfQ gene encoding galactofuranose ABC transporter, galactofuranose-binding protein YtfQ, which produces MKFKTALVSATILAACMFTSASAKDLVVGFSQIGSESGWRAAETTLTKQEAKKRGIDLKFADAQQKQENQIKAIRSFIAQGVDAILLAPVVETGWDAVLKEAKEAKIPVILLDRTVAAPKDLYLTAVTSDLVHEGKVAGDWLVKTVGDKKCNIVELQGTTGSSPAIARKKGFEEAIKGHDNLKIVRSQTGDFTRAKGKEVMESFLKAENGGKDICALYAHNDDMAVGAIQAIKEAGLKPGKDILTVSIDSVPDLFKAMAAGEANATVELTPNMAGPAFDALDAYLKTKKEPPKWIQTESKLYTQADDPQKVYEQKKDLGY; this is translated from the coding sequence ATGAAGTTTAAGACCGCACTCGTTAGTGCTACGATTCTCGCTGCCTGCATGTTTACGTCGGCGTCAGCTAAAGACCTGGTTGTCGGCTTCTCGCAAATTGGTTCGGAGTCTGGCTGGCGCGCGGCTGAGACCACGTTGACCAAGCAGGAAGCCAAGAAGCGCGGCATCGACCTGAAATTCGCTGACGCGCAGCAGAAGCAGGAAAACCAGATCAAGGCGATCCGCTCGTTCATCGCGCAAGGCGTCGATGCGATCCTGCTGGCGCCCGTCGTCGAAACCGGCTGGGATGCCGTTCTGAAGGAAGCCAAGGAAGCGAAGATCCCGGTCATCCTGCTTGACCGCACGGTCGCCGCGCCGAAGGATCTTTATCTGACTGCTGTTACATCCGACCTGGTTCATGAAGGCAAGGTTGCCGGCGATTGGCTCGTGAAGACAGTCGGCGACAAGAAGTGCAACATCGTCGAATTGCAGGGCACGACCGGTTCCTCGCCGGCCATCGCCCGCAAGAAGGGCTTCGAGGAAGCCATCAAGGGCCACGACAACCTGAAGATCGTTCGCAGCCAGACCGGCGATTTCACCCGCGCCAAGGGCAAGGAAGTCATGGAAAGCTTCCTGAAGGCAGAGAATGGAGGCAAGGACATCTGTGCGCTCTACGCTCATAACGACGATATGGCCGTTGGCGCCATTCAGGCGATCAAGGAAGCCGGCCTGAAGCCGGGCAAGGACATCCTGACCGTGTCGATCGATTCGGTTCCGGATCTCTTCAAGGCCATGGCTGCCGGTGAAGCCAACGCAACCGTGGAGCTGACGCCGAACATGGCTGGTCCGGCCTTCGATGCGCTCGATGCCTACCTGAAGACCAAGAAAGAGCCGCCGAAGTGGATCCAGACGGAATCCAAGCTCTACACGCAGGCCGATGATCCGCAGAAGGTCTACGAGCAGAAGAAGGACCTCGGCTACTAA
- the ytfR gene encoding galactofuranose ABC transporter, ATP-binding protein YtfR produces MAHDVERLLTATGFCKYFPGSTALDHVDFTLMRGEVHALLGENGAGKSTLIKCMTGAYRRDAGTLVLDGAEIDPHDTLAAQKLGIGTVYQEVNLLPNLSVAENLFLGRQPRRFGMVSSRVMNKMARDLLSQYGLDIDVSRQLDRFSVAIQQVIAIARAVDLSGKVLILDEPTASLDTHEVEMLFGIVRRLKQRGLGIVFITHFLEQVYEICDRITVLRNGRLVGTREADGLPRQTLIAMMLGRELAETESTIKQSETESGPVRYHFTNFGKRGKIKPFDMEVRVGEVVGIAGLLGSGRTETAEVLFGVERADSGEAKIEGKTIALSSPRAAIKSGFGFCPEDRKTDGIIGDLSIRENIVMALQARRGWARPLPRSEQNAIADRYIKALDIRTTDREKPIRLLSGGNQQKAILARWLATNPSFLILDEPTRGIDVGAHAEIIRLIEDLCRQGMSLVVISSELEELVAYSSRVIVLRDREHIAELAGSEITAGNIVEAIATAQKTREDA; encoded by the coding sequence ATGGCTCACGACGTAGAGCGACTTCTGACGGCGACAGGTTTTTGTAAATATTTCCCCGGTTCGACCGCTCTCGATCATGTCGATTTCACATTGATGCGCGGCGAGGTTCATGCGCTTCTCGGCGAGAACGGTGCTGGAAAATCGACCCTGATCAAATGCATGACGGGTGCCTATCGCCGCGATGCGGGTACTCTGGTTCTCGATGGAGCCGAGATCGATCCGCATGACACGCTTGCCGCGCAGAAGCTCGGTATTGGAACCGTCTACCAGGAAGTGAACCTGCTGCCCAATCTGAGCGTAGCGGAAAACTTGTTTCTGGGTCGCCAGCCGCGGCGCTTCGGGATGGTCAGCAGCCGCGTCATGAATAAGATGGCAAGAGATCTGCTGTCACAATATGGCCTGGATATCGATGTCAGCCGCCAGCTCGATCGCTTTTCGGTTGCCATTCAGCAGGTGATCGCCATCGCCCGCGCCGTCGACCTCTCCGGCAAGGTCCTCATTCTCGATGAGCCCACTGCGAGCCTGGATACGCATGAAGTCGAGATGCTGTTCGGTATCGTCAGGCGATTGAAACAGCGCGGGCTGGGAATTGTCTTCATCACGCATTTCCTGGAGCAGGTTTACGAAATCTGCGATCGCATCACTGTTCTCCGCAACGGCCGGCTGGTCGGCACGCGCGAGGCGGACGGTCTTCCGCGGCAGACCCTGATCGCCATGATGCTCGGTCGCGAACTCGCCGAGACTGAAAGCACGATAAAGCAGAGCGAGACGGAAAGCGGCCCGGTCAGATATCATTTCACGAATTTCGGCAAGCGCGGCAAGATCAAGCCTTTCGACATGGAGGTGCGCGTCGGCGAAGTGGTCGGCATTGCCGGCCTGCTTGGTTCCGGACGGACGGAGACCGCCGAAGTGCTCTTCGGCGTCGAGCGCGCCGACAGCGGCGAGGCGAAGATCGAAGGCAAGACTATTGCGCTTTCCAGTCCGCGCGCCGCGATCAAGAGCGGCTTCGGCTTTTGCCCGGAAGATCGCAAGACCGATGGGATCATCGGTGATCTCTCCATTCGCGAAAATATCGTCATGGCGTTGCAGGCAAGGCGCGGCTGGGCAAGGCCCTTGCCGCGCAGCGAGCAGAACGCCATCGCCGATCGCTACATCAAGGCGCTGGATATCCGCACGACCGACCGGGAAAAGCCGATCAGGCTCCTTTCTGGTGGCAACCAGCAGAAAGCGATCCTTGCGCGATGGCTGGCAACCAATCCGAGCTTCCTCATTCTGGATGAACCGACGCGCGGGATCGATGTCGGTGCCCACGCGGAAATCATTCGATTGATCGAGGATCTTTGCCGGCAGGGAATGTCCCTGGTGGTCATTTCATCCGAACTTGAGGAGCTTGTCGCCTATAGTTCGCGCGTCATTGTCCTGCGCGACCGCGAACATATTGCTGAGTTGGCCGGAAGTGAGATAACGGCTGGAAATATCGTCGAGGCCATCGCCACGGCTCAAAAGACGCGGGAGGACGCATGA
- a CDS encoding ABC transporter permease — translation MSSPIKTSLLRLMPQLIALAVILLLNFIMFPHFFHLEVQNGRLYGSLVDVLNRGAPVALLAIGMTLVIATKGIDLSVGAVIAICGAVAASSIVAGYSLSYTLLLTIGIGLACGLWNGFLVAVLDIQPIIATLVLMVAGRGIAQLITEGAILTFNNDGLIFLGSGSFAALPMPVVIWLVAALLVIALVRRTALGMLVEAIGINRRASTLSGIRTPVLLIAVYALSGLCASIAGIIVTADIKGADANNAGLWLELDAILAVVVGGNSLLGGRFSIVGSLIGAMIIQSVNTGILLSGFPPEFNLVIKAIIVIVILVIQSPAMQSATAFFWRRRAEGQMVQKEQAK, via the coding sequence ATGAGCTCGCCAATCAAAACCTCCTTGCTTCGACTGATGCCTCAGCTCATTGCGCTCGCGGTTATTCTTCTGTTGAATTTCATCATGTTCCCGCATTTCTTTCATCTCGAAGTTCAGAATGGAAGGCTCTACGGGAGCTTGGTAGACGTGCTCAATCGTGGTGCGCCGGTAGCGCTGCTCGCCATCGGCATGACGCTGGTCATCGCCACGAAAGGGATCGATCTATCCGTCGGTGCGGTCATCGCGATTTGCGGTGCTGTCGCGGCTTCTTCGATTGTTGCCGGCTACTCGCTTTCCTATACGCTGCTCTTGACGATCGGCATCGGTCTGGCATGTGGGCTCTGGAACGGATTCCTCGTCGCCGTACTCGATATCCAGCCCATCATCGCAACGCTGGTGCTAATGGTGGCCGGCCGCGGCATTGCGCAATTGATCACTGAGGGGGCGATCCTCACCTTCAACAATGACGGGCTGATCTTCCTCGGCAGCGGCTCCTTCGCCGCTCTGCCGATGCCGGTAGTGATCTGGCTTGTCGCTGCGCTTTTGGTGATCGCTTTGGTGCGGCGCACAGCTCTCGGAATGCTGGTCGAAGCCATTGGCATCAATCGCCGGGCAAGCACCTTGTCCGGTATCCGGACCCCGGTCCTGCTGATTGCGGTTTATGCATTGAGCGGCCTTTGTGCCTCCATCGCCGGCATCATCGTCACGGCCGATATCAAGGGTGCGGACGCCAACAATGCCGGTCTGTGGCTTGAGCTGGATGCGATCCTTGCGGTCGTGGTCGGCGGCAATTCGCTGCTTGGCGGCCGGTTCAGCATCGTCGGTTCGCTGATCGGCGCGATGATCATTCAATCGGTCAATACAGGCATCCTGCTCTCCGGCTTTCCGCCCGAGTTCAATCTGGTGATCAAGGCGATCATCGTCATCGTCATTCTGGTCATCCAATCGCCCGCCATGCAGTCCGCAACCGCATTCTTCTGGCGCCGGCGCGCCGAGGGGCAGATGGTGCAAAAGGAGCAGGCAAAGTGA
- the yjfF gene encoding galactofuranose ABC transporter, permease protein YjfF — protein MNSKYLPLLATIVIFILAYAGCVTQYPNMLSTRVVGNLLTDNAFLGIAAVGMTFVIISGGIDLSIGSVIAFTGVFLAIVLRDTTIHPLIAFALVLVITTIFGAGMGAIIHYLSMPPFIVTLAGMFLARGIAFVLSIDSIPIEHDFYSQLNDFYWLMPGGGRLTLIGGLMLLVFAGGIVLAHRTRFGANVYALGGGAQTAELMGVPVGRTTIQIYALSGFLAGLSGIVFSIYTSAGYSLATVGVELDAIAAVVIGGTLLTGGAGFVGGTLIGILIQGLIQTYITFDGTLSSWWTKILIGLLLFAFILMQKGLLLLSRLNRRYA, from the coding sequence GTGAATTCGAAATATCTCCCGCTGCTTGCGACCATCGTCATCTTCATTCTGGCTTATGCCGGCTGCGTGACACAGTATCCCAACATGCTGTCGACACGCGTGGTTGGCAACCTTTTGACCGATAATGCCTTTCTCGGTATTGCAGCTGTCGGCATGACATTCGTCATCATCTCCGGCGGAATTGATCTGTCCATCGGATCGGTCATTGCCTTTACCGGCGTGTTCCTGGCGATCGTCCTTCGCGATACCACGATCCATCCCCTGATCGCTTTCGCTCTGGTTCTTGTGATCACGACAATTTTTGGCGCCGGCATGGGCGCCATTATCCACTATCTCAGCATGCCGCCCTTCATCGTGACATTGGCCGGCATGTTCCTAGCGCGGGGTATCGCCTTCGTGCTGTCGATCGACAGCATTCCGATAGAGCATGACTTCTATTCTCAGCTCAATGATTTCTATTGGCTGATGCCCGGCGGCGGCCGGCTGACCTTGATCGGCGGTCTCATGCTGCTCGTCTTTGCCGGCGGCATTGTGCTGGCGCATCGCACCCGTTTTGGTGCCAATGTCTACGCGCTGGGTGGGGGTGCGCAGACCGCGGAACTGATGGGCGTGCCCGTGGGAAGAACGACCATCCAGATCTACGCTCTGTCCGGCTTTCTTGCCGGTCTATCCGGAATCGTTTTTTCCATTTATACGTCAGCGGGATATTCGCTTGCCACGGTCGGCGTCGAACTCGATGCGATCGCTGCCGTGGTTATAGGCGGAACACTGCTGACGGGAGGAGCGGGGTTCGTCGGAGGAACACTCATCGGAATTCTCATACAGGGCTTGATTCAGACCTACATCACCTTCGATGGAACGCTTTCCAGCTGGTGGACGAAGATATTGATCGGCTTGTTGCTGTTTGCCTTTATTCTGATGCAGAAGGGACTTCTGCTGCTTTCCCGCTTGAATCGACGATATGCCTGA
- a CDS encoding FadR/GntR family transcriptional regulator, giving the protein MRDRLLDTGKPEGKSRTSHAQVVDELGKAIVSGAFPIGSILPGDSELLQRFKVSRTVLRESMKTLAAKGLVVPRARVGTRVTEKIHWNMFDNEVLNWHFESGVNKEFLLHLYDIRMAFEPFAASLVAERASREDIELLRSLAAAMAAAHHTSDSLAVADLHFHLAITEASQNPFMRSLGGLIEAALVGMFRMSAPPSTNGFANIADTHMAIVDAIAARDGLSAHKAMEFVIIDGRQHVLEAFEALAEA; this is encoded by the coding sequence TTGCGCGACCGATTGCTTGACACCGGAAAACCAGAGGGAAAATCGCGCACGAGCCACGCTCAGGTGGTCGATGAACTGGGTAAGGCGATCGTCTCTGGCGCTTTTCCGATCGGAAGCATTCTTCCCGGCGACAGCGAGCTTCTGCAACGATTCAAGGTATCGCGCACGGTCCTGCGTGAGAGTATGAAGACTTTGGCCGCAAAGGGGCTTGTGGTGCCGCGTGCGCGCGTCGGCACGCGCGTCACCGAGAAGATCCATTGGAACATGTTCGACAATGAGGTGCTCAACTGGCATTTCGAAAGCGGCGTCAACAAGGAGTTCCTTCTCCATCTTTACGATATACGCATGGCATTCGAGCCTTTTGCCGCAAGCCTCGTGGCGGAAAGGGCCAGTCGAGAGGACATCGAACTGCTTCGCAGTCTTGCCGCTGCCATGGCAGCGGCGCATCATACTTCCGATAGCCTGGCGGTCGCCGATCTGCATTTCCACCTGGCAATTACGGAGGCTTCGCAGAACCCATTCATGCGATCGCTGGGCGGACTTATCGAAGCCGCACTCGTCGGCATGTTCCGCATGAGCGCGCCGCCTTCAACCAATGGCTTCGCCAATATTGCGGATACGCATATGGCCATAGTGGACGCGATAGCGGCGCGTGACGGACTTTCGGCCCATAAGGCGATGGAATTTGTGATCATCGATGGGCGCCAACATGTTCTTGAAGCTTTCGAGGCTCTTGCCGAAGCCTGA
- the glmU gene encoding bifunctional UDP-N-acetylglucosamine diphosphorylase/glucosamine-1-phosphate N-acetyltransferase GlmU, translating into MERSCLAIILAAGDSTRMKSSMSKVLHPIAGRPMIAHVMEAIARTGISAAALVVGRDADEVSAAASIGDITVESYLQKERLGTGHAVLAAREAIARGYDDIIVAYGDVPLLTDVPLRAARQGLADGNDIVVIGFHTEHPNVYGRLLVKNGELIAIREAKDATDAELAIKWCNSGLMAINGRKALELLDRIGNNNAKGEYYLTDLVEIARSLGGRAVAVDAPEVEMTGCNNRAELAFIERLWQERRRQELMLSGVTMVAPETVFLAYDTVIGQDALIEPNVVFGPGAVIEGGAVIHAFSHIEGAHVSAGATVGPFARLRPGADLAGGAKVGNFCEVKNGKIGEGAKVNHLTYIGDATIGAGSNIGAGTITCNYDGVNKHETHIGANAFVGSNSSLVAPIRIGAGAYIASGSVITDDVPADALAFGRARQEVKPERAKVIRERALAIKAAKKGGH; encoded by the coding sequence ATGGAACGCAGCTGCCTCGCCATCATCCTCGCCGCCGGCGACAGTACCCGCATGAAGTCGTCGATGTCGAAGGTCCTGCACCCGATTGCCGGACGTCCGATGATCGCCCATGTCATGGAGGCGATCGCCAGGACCGGGATTTCAGCCGCTGCTCTGGTGGTCGGACGCGATGCGGATGAGGTCAGTGCCGCAGCGTCGATCGGCGATATTACCGTCGAATCCTATCTGCAGAAGGAGCGGCTCGGCACGGGCCATGCCGTGTTGGCGGCGCGCGAGGCGATTGCCCGCGGATATGACGATATTATCGTTGCCTATGGAGACGTCCCTCTGCTGACGGATGTGCCGCTTCGTGCGGCCCGCCAGGGACTGGCCGATGGCAATGACATCGTCGTCATCGGCTTTCATACGGAGCATCCCAACGTCTATGGCCGCTTGCTGGTCAAGAATGGCGAACTGATCGCCATTCGAGAAGCCAAGGACGCCACCGATGCCGAACTGGCGATAAAGTGGTGCAATAGCGGGCTGATGGCGATCAACGGCCGCAAGGCGCTGGAGCTTCTCGACCGCATCGGCAATAACAATGCCAAGGGCGAATATTATCTGACCGATCTCGTCGAGATCGCCCGCTCACTGGGTGGCCGCGCCGTTGCGGTCGATGCGCCCGAGGTCGAAATGACCGGCTGCAACAATCGGGCCGAGCTCGCCTTCATCGAGCGCCTCTGGCAGGAGCGGCGCCGGCAGGAGCTTATGCTGTCGGGCGTGACCATGGTCGCGCCAGAAACCGTGTTCCTCGCCTATGACACCGTGATCGGCCAGGATGCGTTGATCGAACCGAATGTCGTCTTCGGTCCCGGTGCGGTGATCGAGGGCGGCGCGGTCATCCATGCCTTCTCGCATATCGAGGGCGCCCATGTCAGCGCCGGCGCGACGGTTGGGCCGTTTGCGCGGCTGCGTCCGGGTGCGGATCTGGCCGGCGGTGCCAAGGTCGGCAATTTCTGCGAGGTCAAGAACGGCAAGATCGGCGAGGGCGCCAAGGTCAATCATCTTACCTACATCGGCGATGCGACGATCGGCGCCGGCAGCAACATCGGTGCGGGCACGATCACCTGCAATTATGATGGGGTCAACAAACATGAGACGCATATCGGCGCCAATGCTTTCGTCGGTTCGAACTCATCGCTGGTCGCGCCCATCCGCATCGGCGCCGGCGCATATATTGCTTCCGGCAGTGTCATCACCGATGATGTTCCGGCGGATGCGCTGGCCTTCGGTCGCGCTCGCCAGGAAGTAAAGCCGGAGCGGGCCAAGGTGATCCGCGAACGAGCTCTTGCCATCAAGGCGGCGAAGAAGGGTGGTCACTAA